Proteins from one Salarias fasciatus chromosome 14, fSalaFa1.1, whole genome shotgun sequence genomic window:
- the gjd1b gene encoding gap junction delta-2 protein, with translation MGEWTILERLLEAAVQQHSTMIGRILLTVVVIFRILIVAIVGETVYEDEQTMFICNTLQPGCNQACYDKAFPISHIRYWVFQIILVCTPSLCFITYSVHQSAKQRDRRYSFLYPIMERDYGGRDGARKLRNINGILVQHGGDGGGGKEEPDCLEVKEIPNAPRGLTHGKSSKVRRQEGISRFYIIQVVFRNALEIGFLAGQYFLYGFSVPGIFECDRYPCLKEVECYVSRPTEKTVFLVFMFAVSGICVVLNLAELNHLGWRKIKAAIRGVQARRKSICEIRKKDMAHLSQPPNLGRTQSSESAYV, from the coding sequence gatCCTGCTGACCGTTGTTGTGATCTTCCGGATCCTCATTGTGGCCATTGTGGGGGAGACGGTGTACGAGGACGAGCAGACCATGTTCATCTGTAACACTCTGCAGCCCGGCTGCAATCAGGCCTGCTACGACAAAGCCTTCCCCATTTCCCACATCCGCTACTGGGTCTTCCAGATCATACTGGTGTGCACGCCCAGCCTCTGCTTCATCACCTACTCTGTCCACCAGTCTGCCAAGCAGAGAGACCGACGCTACTCTTTTCTCTACCCCATAATGGAGAGGGACTACGGGGGCAGAGATGGGGCACGAAAGCTCCGCAACATCAATGGGATTCTAGTCCAGCATGGCGGAGACGgcggaggagggaaggaggagccTGACTGCCTGGAGGTGAAGGAGATCCCCAATGCCCCTCGGGGCCTCACCCACGGGAAGAGCTCCAAGGTTCGCCGGCAAGAGGGGATCTCTCGCTTCTACATCATTCAGGTGGTATTCCGAAACGCGCTGGAGATCGGTTTCTTGGCCGGGCAGTACTTCCTTTACGGCTTCAGTGTGCCTGGGATTTTTGAGTGCGACCGCTACCCGTGTCTCAAGGAGGTGGAGTGCTACGTGTCACGGCCGACGGAAAAAACGGTCTTCTTGGTGTTCATGTTTGCCGTGAGCGGCATCTGCGTGGTGCTCAATCTGGCCGAGCTCAACCACCTGGGCTGGCGCAAGATCAAGGCCGCCatcaggggcgtgcaagcccgCAGGAAGTCCATCTGCGAGATCAGGAAGAAGGATATGGCACATCTGTCCCAGCCGCCCAACCTGGGCCGCACACAGTCCAGCGAATCAGCCTACGTCTGA